ACAGAGTGCCTTCTGTCACCGgcctattgaactcagctgacaaTCTTCACATGCATAATTAGTCCCCCCATGACAGTTCCACACCTTCATTGCAAAGTATTGCTCTGGGGTCCAACCAGTACTACCAAGCCTTTTCATTGTCTGCCTGCTATCTCGTTATTCTAACCCCAGCTAGTATTTCTCTTGTGTCTTTTGCCTCGTCTACTTTGTGTTGTTTGCATGATTGATCAACCCTCGCCTGGTTACCAAATACGTCTCTCGTCacacgatttggctttgtttgcagtctgcttctcaatctctttctgcacatacatccataagtgcctgcaatctgacagatGTCAGTAGGAAACATAACAGGGAAACTCATATTAGTTTCCTTGCATAGGTGCTTTTACAAAAAATTATTGTCTTTCAGGAAGTCATGCCTTTTTAATCTTACTTCTTGAAAAGGATACTGATGTTTGGCAAGTTGATAGTGCAGTCACATATTTGTACAGAAAGAATGATTTACTGATTAGACTGTCTACTAATTTTGGTTTTGAGGAATGCTGAGAAATCATTACAGTCTTTAAgatgttaatatttattttacaacACTTTCAATAGTAGGAATCCTTGAGATATAGATTCAGATCCTGAATGAGCAAGCCAGGAAAAACATGAGAAATAAACTTTGAGAGGAACTGTACTCAAAAGGAAAGGTTGTAAAGGATTACAGTATACACAGTATAACACAGACATATGGGTACCCTGGAACATCAGTATCTTGCCACTCTACAAACCTGAGTGATTGAGTGAATGTTGCTAGAAATTTCACATTTTAATAATTCTACTGGGATCTAATGAACTATGATTTAACATGTGGAATAAAGACAATGTTGAAAGACATAGTCCAGCTTATGGAAAAACAATctacaaaatattttatataacaaccccaaatcagaaaaagttgggacagtatgtcaaaatcaaattaaaagaaaaaaagaaaacagtgatttctaaatttactttgatttgtatttcattgcagacaggatGAACCAAAGAAATTTCAAAGttttcaacttcatttcatttgttaatataccgtacatccattcctgcatttcaggcacgTAACaccttccaaaaaagttggaataggGCAGTTTagtgctagtaatgaggtaaaccaattaaatgatgtgatttgaaacaggtgatgtcaacaagtgattgtaatcatgatttggtacaaaatcagtatctagGAAAGGCTTAATCTTTGAGTAGCAAAGATGGGCAgagaatctccagtttgtcaaaaactgcatgagaaaattactgaaacgtttaaaaacaattaaaaaagaagaagaaacctttattcgtcacatgcacacttcaagcacagtgaaattcatcctctgcatttaacccatctgaagcagtgaacacacgtacacacacccagagcagtgggcagcccagagcgcccggggagcagtcaggggtttggtaccttgctcaagggcacctcagcccaaggccgccccacatcaacctaactgcatgtctttgaattgtgggggaaaccggagcacccggaggaaacccacgcattaTTATAGGCATTCGTCTATAACTGATAGAATCACAtgtgctcaggattactttggcaaacctttgtcaagcaccttTGTCAAGGGTTGTAATTAACAGGCTGCTTTCTTACCATGACAAGCCTCTTATGATATGGCATAATATGACATGACATGTAACTATGAAAAAGAAAGGCAAACATTATTATTGAACATATCTTTAGAACCAGTCTTACCAGTGGAAATAACTGAGGTATTCATGTTCTCTCACTAGATTAGCATTTATGCAGCCATCCATtcatatccatctatccatctactGTAGACATTACTAGCATATAATCAGCTAGATGGATGATAGTACATGCATACAATAACTAGAATACTTTGAGTACTCAGGTTCAttgatttaaaatttgttttgaaTGTGAAGGAATTCAACCATAAACGACTGTACCAGTCAGAAATAATAGTATCATGAGTCAGCATGAGAGCAGTTCAGGATTCCAAAACCTCTCTATCACTCAACAGGCGAGCTTGGGTTTCCAGGGCTGCTTTGCGGGTGTAGGTGGTACAGCGGGTGAGGATCTCTTGGGGTTGTGGACGAGGGGGGACCTGTGGGTACTGTTTGCAAGGGCTGCTGGTTTCTGAATTGGTGGGGCTTTGAAGCTCTATACACAAAGCACTGTCAGGACTGCCTGCATCATCCTCTGACTGTCTTGGGTTCTCTTCCCCCTCAGAGCTATCCAGGCTTAGGCCCTGATAAACAGAGGAGCTGGAGCAGAAGTCGGTGTCACCACTGAAGCTGCTCTCGCACCTGTCAAATTCATTGCGTTGGACTGGAGTACTGTGGCTTGGAGGCTCAGATAACACCTCCATAGAGTGGGACTTGTGGAATTGAGACTTCTTGGTGGGGTGAGACAGAACAGTTGATAGAGTGGACAGATTTAAGTTGGAGCTGTGCAACTTTTTCTGCATACTAAACATAGGGTTGGAGTATGGCTGCAGGTATATAGATGGCACATAACCTGCCTTTCCATTATATCTGTAAAAGCAAAGTAATATCTTACAATTCAGTTTGAGTTAGTAAGAATCAGACACAAAGAATACTTAAATAACATCTATTCACTTAAAAAAGTATTTACAACACAACTATAATGCTTAGATTACAAAAGCACATACATTTTTAGAAAAAGGGTTTTTGGGGGAATGCTTAATGGGTCTCTGTCGGACCCTAATACTGGAGTGGTCCAAAAGGGTTTACCAGAGGGTTCCATGATGGAGCCAAGAAGCCATATctatccaaagaacccttgaagaaccttGCAGTGTAGTGTCtgcattccatatatatatatatatatatatatatatatatatatatatatatatatatatatatatatatatatatatatataagttgctGCACCGATTTTATTCAGAAATCCTTCTAATCTATGTCAAGTGCATCAGAAAAAAAGGTTACATTTAACCCTTACCCCACTATACATCCAACTTATTAAGACATTTTTAATAAGTTATTAATAACCTTGATAACACCAGTGGACTCCCCCAAGACACTGTATCCAGTGTAGTAGTTTAATTCTATATATGTTTTTGCACTGTGATGCAAAATCCTGATTCCAATGATACAACATCTGTAAAAATGGATAGACGGTTACCTAGCGAGCCACCAGCCATTGTCAGACTTCTGAATAACCTCGACCACGGCTCCGATGTTCACCGATAGCTCATCCTTCATGGTTGAGTTGTAGGTCCTTATAGCACAGTAGAGAGCTGTTGGGGAGACAAAAATGAAAAATTAAGATTAAATTGCTTTGAAAAGCCTTTTAGACATTTTCAAATGACACCAAATAAATGCAAATATACACTTTCATCATCATCTTTTTAGCCCTGTAACTTACTTTTACCACCTGCACTGTCAagctcatcatcatcttcatcctcaCACAACTGTAAGTAGGGAGCAGGGAACCAGGCTAACCGCTTCTCTTCATTCTCTACCAGCCACCATCCTGACAATTTCAGATGGAAACAAACACTGGTAACTGCAAAATCAACAACAATCATTCCTCTCGCTCATTGCTTAGGAACAGGGCAAGATATACCAGCTGGATCTTTAATGAGTACTTCCAGTGTGTCATCCACAGTCACACTAAATGATCTGTTCTTGGTATCCTTAGTCGCATATGACGCTAAACACCGATACAGTTTGGTGATACATGGCTGGGACACGTTCCCAACACTGAAGCGTTTACTGCTCAGGTCGACGCTTGGCTGACCATCAAGGGCATCTTCTGGTCGAAAAATCAatatgctggaaaaaaaaatccagaacagTACACAAAAGCTCTTTTACCCAGAGTATTCCTTTCGTCAAAGCATTTGTTAACTGCTTTATCATCAGATTAAAAAGATATTTTGATATAATATTTTGACAATATTTTATGTCAAAAAAGATCATATAGAAAGAACAAGAGATCAAATAAACAAAGAAATTTCAGGTCTGGCCACACAATCAAGTCTTTAAATCAAGGCTTTAGGCTTATTAGATATATGAAAAAGTTTTAAAATGGTACTAATGTTAAGATGCCCATACAATAAAATAAATCTAAAAGGACTCCCATATTTTTTGGCTCACAAATAAACACTGTACATTTCCTTGTACTGGGAATTGTACACAATTCATTTTTTGCATCATTTCCTATATCTTAACTGAAAATGTGCATGAATTGTACCTTTAAAATGGAGATTTTTGGCAATAACcattcaaggtgggtttggtgttaaaaggttggctataatgaaaagaaccctatcTCAACTGtacaatatggtggaagttctgtgatgttttggggctgtttttcctccaaaggccctggaaagcttgttagggtacatggcatcatggactccatgaaataccaggacattttaaatctaaatctgtctgcttctgccaggaaactaaatctgggtcgtcattggatcttccagtaggacaatgatccgaagcgtatgtccaaatcaacacaaaaatggttagctgaccacagaataaagcttctgccctggccatctcagtcccctgacctgtaccccgttgaaaacctgtggggtgagctgaacaggagagagcacaagagagggccaaggaccctggatgaCGTAGAGAGATTGCGTCAGGAGGAacagtctcagatgccctgctctgtatctccaaccttataaaatgctaTAAGAGAAGACTTAGTGCTGTTTTCTTGGCATAGGAATGTTGTATTAAATGcagggatgccaataatagtAGCACATGTGTTTTGTTggtaattatttcttgataagggatttggtttttctctgaataaatttatttcaattaaaagttggatttttttctcatttttttcagtgtaagatgaagctacttcaccaaaagggagATTTTTTcctcaccctttttactaatctttacaatagggtcccaataattgtggagggcactgtatgcaCTTCAAATCATGTTTACAAGTCCACTACATTCACATGATCATGTAAATGAAACATACCAAATGTCCAAAGTGACAAAGAAATGTACTCCCTCCGAGAGTATAGACCATCCTACAATCCCAGTTCAACTCCTGCTCACACCACAAGACAGAAAATCAGGGGAGAAACTAGGATACCTGTTCTGTGTAAACTCAGGATGCAGCTCTTCTTCCTTGGGAATAAAGAAGTGAATGAGGTCGGAGGACTGAGAGACGCTGGGTTCGCAGCGCAGCAGCGCAGTGCAGTAGCGCTCCAGAGCCTTGACTCGATATACACACCGAGCCGGAATCTTAATCTGGAGATTCAGCTTCATCACTAAACCTGACAAAAGAGTGGTCAATATTAAAGAATGATATTAAAAAGAAGAGAGTTTGGATTTATTCCATTGCTAAATGAATAATGCGCCCTGATGGCGGAGCAGCTGCTGCACTGTACCTCCGAATCTGGGCAGCACCCGGTCCTGGGGGCGAAACGGGTTCTCCAGTGGAAATTTCTTCTTTAGCTGCTTCTGTTTTGAGAttaatgaaaataatttttttttaatgtgaactTGAATTGCTGAGCTGGCAGGAGCTTCTAAAATGCTTAAGGTAAGGAAAAACAACTTAACACACCACTACCACACTATCCTGCCATTCATTATAGAAAAAGGTGTGCTTTTAAGGTGGGCCCTTAAAAGCGCAAACACACCCTGtttatttttcaattttttttcctcactgaagGTAAGGCACACAAGTATGTCTCTTCAAGCCAATAATGTCTCTGTGCAGAGGTCACTTTCTATACAAACAAAGCCCTCATTATTTTAATAACTTCTTTCTGCAAGTTGGACTGACAGCAAAAATGCATTTGTCGTACAGGACAGAATAAAGTATCCTGagagagagggacacacacacagattttcaTTTTAACCACACCCAAGTATAGCCTACAGGTTCAGGCCTtggtgttaataataataataataataataataatacaaaatcatcggggacacacacacacacacacacagagacagagagagagagagattttcatTTTAACCACATTTGACTTTCATGTTGCCTCATGAAAGTCAGGCTACATTTTAGTTACAGTGCATAATAGAAAATTAGACGCTATACACAGATTTCACACTGAGTGTTAGGAATGAAGTTTTTATTCTACTTCTTTATGACAAGACCAAGTTAATCTCAAATCTCTCACGCACCTATCTTGGCAAAAACATTAGATACTGGCAAAAGACAACACTGTAgtcggaaacacacacacacaacaaatttCACGTTCCATAGAATCGCATTATATGGAAACAACCGAACATGACTTAATGTGTTCCAGCCTAGAAACACCAAATTTATATCACACACTTTATGGATCAAAACTACAATCTACTATCAAAAGAATGATCCCATAAAGTAAATATAAAGCACAGAGTTTCACGTTAAGCTCCCCCCCATTATAAACTTATTATAGGCCTAATTGTAGCTAAAAGAAATGCCGCTTTATTGATTAAGACTACTGTCTACTGATTTAAATTGTATTCACTTCAGTATAGAATGACGACATAGACCATAGAATATAGATCAATAATAGACAAGGATACCAGATGCAGATTTTTATTTAGGCTACATCTCTAATGAGCAAACCAGAGACTCAGAAATGAACCCACCCTCACTGCATGTGCTTTTGTGTCGCTTGATCAGTGGTTTCGGACATTACGCAACATTAATTATTTTTCCCCGTTAAGTGTATGAGAAAGTCCAAGAAAATGATTAGGCTATTTAAGCATCATCGGGTTCTTACGTGAAGTTGTTTGAAGTCTCGGAAGGACCTGTACACAACCACATCGGTCTGATCCGACCACAGCACAGACGCCATATATAACTGAAATACAAAAcatatgagattatatatatgtgtgtgtgtgtctgtacacacacacacacacacacacacacacacacacatacatatacacatatatatatatatatatatatatatatatatatatatatatatgtgtgtgtgtgagtgttagaTCGTAGTTATGACAATACTTTCTTACTTTGCTGTTGCCTTTGCATATTATACCGAGTATCCGGACGTGCATAGGATAGCGAGGATCACCCATTGTGATGTGCGCAGGATGTTGGTCATAAACAGGATGTCAGTGTTCAAAGCTGAGGCTTCACACGAGTGATACAGCGCGCGCGCGGCACCTCTAAATCATCCTCACCtgctccaggttttttttttttctaatttcctTTCAACAGACCAAcgcgccagccaatcacatcACAGTGGGCGGTGCTAACCTTTCTGGCATTTCATCACCCTCTCCACACTCACGCGACTTCATTAAATAGAGCTGCATTGTATCCacaggggtgcagatccgatgtcaggattggggggggggggggacacaaaagtgattttttttttttttttgcccgtatgcaactcataccatgcaaccataaatcacaacttcgtagaggctcgccacatcattcaaaaagtactggacagggaatcatttgtctgaaaaggcaaagcctttagttgctatgctgctaagctttggaaccaacttccagatgatatcaaaaatgctcctactgttgttagttttaaatccaggctcaagacaaagctgttttcagatgctttcgcttgattaatttttacctaaagtgtaattaatttcctttaacataatttcttttaattttgattttaatgattttactttaattctttattttaatttctttttaattttggattttaatgatttcacttttactttaattctttgttactgttcttctcatctcatctcatcatctctagccgctttatccttctacagggtcgcaggcaagctggagcctatcccagctgactacgggcgaaaggcggggtacaccctggacaagtcgccaggtcatcacagggctgacacatagacacagacaaccattcacactcacattcacacctacggtcaatttagagtcaccagttaacctaacctgcatgtctttggactgtgggggaaaccggagcacccggaggaaacccacgcggacacggggagaacatgcaaactccacacagaaaggccctcgccggccccggggctcgaacccaggaccttcttgctgtgaggcgacagcgctaaccactacaccaccgtgccgcccgttactgttcttatgcttttattttttgtgaagcacattgaattgcctgtgtgtatgaaatgcgctatacaaataaatttgccttgccttgccaatacatttgtttgtacaatttttaataatttagtggatttttattgggggggggacaattcatgtttttcagaaattgggggggtcATGTCCCCCCCCCATCCtccccgggatctgcacccatgtgTATccacatccaggggcgcagataggatttttgaactgggggggactgagctgtcagcaaatgattccattttgtgtatacatgtatgtgtgctgatatatataatatatatatatatatatatatatatatatatatacactaccgttcaaaagtttggggtcactttgaaatgtccttatttttgaaagaaaagcactgttcttttcaatgaagatcactttaaactaatcagaaatccactctatacattgctaatgtggtaaatgactattctagctgcaaatgtctggtttttggtgcaatatctccataggtgtatagaggcccatttccagcaactgtcactccagtgttctaatggtacaatgtgtttgctcattgcctcagaaggctaatggatgattagaaaacccttgtacaatcatgttagcacagctgaaaacagtttagctctttagagaagctataaaactgaccttcctttgagcagattgagtttctggagcatcacatttatggggtcgattaaatgctcaaaatggccagaaaaatgtcttgactatattttctattcattttacaacttatggtggtaaataaaagtgtgacttttcatggaaaacacaaaattgtctaggtgaccccaaacttttgaacggtagtgtgtatacatgttatttcacctccctcactgccatcaccaggaactacctgcaggccaggacaatgataacattttaacatctcgtctctcgtctcgtctcgtctcgtcttcttccactttatccgggaccgggtcgcggaggcagcagtctaagcagggaggcccaaacttccctttccccagacacctcggccagctcctcgggaagaacaccgaggcgttcccaggccagccgagagacatagtccctccagcgtgtcctgggtcttccccagggcctcctcccggggggacatgcctggaaaacctccccagggaggcatccaggaggcatccgaaaaagatgcctgagccacctcagctgattcctctcgatgtggagcagcagcagctctactccgagctcctcccgagtgactgtgcttctcaccctatctctaagggagcgcccagccaccctgcgaaggaaactcatttcggccgcttgtatccgcgatcttgtcctttcggtcattacccaaagctcatgaccataggtgagagtcggaacgtagatcga
Above is a genomic segment from Neoarius graeffei isolate fNeoGra1 chromosome 14, fNeoGra1.pri, whole genome shotgun sequence containing:
- the noxo1b gene encoding NADPH oxidase organizer 1b — encoded protein: MGDPRYPMHVRILGIICKGNSKLYMASVLWSDQTDVVVYRSFRDFKQLHKQLKKKFPLENPFRPQDRVLPRFGGLVMKLNLQIKIPARCVYRVKALERYCTALLRCEPSVSQSSDLIHFFIPKEEELHPEFTQNSILIFRPEDALDGQPSVDLSSKRFSVGNVSQPCITKLYRCLASYATKDTKNRSFSVTVDDTLEVLIKDPAGWWLVENEEKRLAWFPAPYLQLCEDEDDDELDSAGGKTLYCAIRTYNSTMKDELSVNIGAVVEVIQKSDNGWWLARYNGKAGYVPSIYLQPYSNPMFSMQKKLHSSNLNLSTLSTVLSHPTKKSQFHKSHSMEVLSEPPSHSTPVQRNEFDRCESSFSGDTDFCSSSSVYQGLSLDSSEGEENPRQSEDDAGSPDSALCIELQSPTNSETSSPCKQYPQVPPRPQPQEILTRCTTYTRKAALETQARLLSDREVLES